Proteins from a single region of Catenulispora acidiphila DSM 44928:
- a CDS encoding alpha/beta hydrolase, whose product MSTDNLTVVLAHGAWADGSSWEKVVSALESAGVCTIAAQLPLTSLDDDVAALDRTIEHVEGPVVLAGHAYAGAVIAASRAANVRALVYVAALAPDEGETVADILGRVAPHPAAPALAPDAHGLIWLPDEAFPAAFAQDATSEEQTYLRAVQQPISVACITVPVGRPLWKDVPAWFLIAQNDRMIPVENQRFMAERMGATVSVHAVDHVPLLTAPTVVADVLLDVVEKVGGNHG is encoded by the coding sequence ATGAGCACTGACAACCTCACGGTCGTCCTGGCTCACGGCGCTTGGGCAGACGGCTCCAGTTGGGAAAAGGTAGTCAGCGCCTTGGAATCCGCGGGCGTCTGTACCATCGCCGCTCAGCTTCCGCTGACCTCGCTCGACGACGACGTGGCGGCGCTGGATCGCACCATCGAGCACGTCGAGGGACCGGTCGTGCTGGCCGGACACGCCTACGCCGGCGCCGTCATCGCCGCCTCCCGAGCCGCGAACGTCCGCGCGCTGGTCTACGTCGCGGCGCTCGCCCCGGACGAGGGCGAGACCGTCGCCGACATCCTCGGCCGCGTCGCGCCCCACCCGGCGGCGCCGGCGCTGGCGCCCGACGCGCACGGGCTGATCTGGCTCCCCGACGAAGCGTTCCCCGCGGCCTTCGCGCAGGACGCCACGAGCGAGGAACAGACGTATCTGCGGGCTGTGCAGCAGCCGATTTCCGTTGCGTGCATCACGGTTCCGGTCGGTCGTCCGCTGTGGAAGGACGTGCCTGCCTGGTTCCTCATCGCCCAGAACGACCGCATGATCCCGGTCGAGAACCAGCGCTTCATGGCTGAGCGGATGGGTGCCACGGTCAGCGTGCACGCGGTGGACCACGTTCCGCTGCTCACCGCACCGACGGTCGTCGCCGACGTGCTGCTCGACGTCGTGGAGAAGGTCGGTGGGAATCATGGCTGA
- a CDS encoding tryptophan 2,3-dioxygenase has translation MSSVSQQSDVLAPRYDLGGTTPYDDYIRASALAGLQQTRTDDPGEMAFLVTSQVMELWFKLLVHEWQTAGAALRDDDLPTAMTALGRSLDELQALNASWLPLARLTPTQFNAYRPALGDGSGFQSAMYRRLEFVLGERSASMLVPHAGTPGMQAELKQALGEPSLYDEVLRLLHRRGYPIPQAVLDRDLAQRYAGDPAVEQIWAEIYAAPEREPELVRLGETLTDVAEAIWRWRGDHLMATRRAMGAKVGTGGSSGVAWLAKRADALIFPELWTARSRV, from the coding sequence ATGTCCTCCGTTTCGCAGCAGTCTGACGTGCTCGCGCCCCGATACGACCTCGGGGGCACGACCCCCTATGACGATTACATCCGGGCCTCCGCGCTGGCGGGCCTGCAACAGACCCGCACCGATGATCCCGGTGAGATGGCGTTCCTCGTGACCAGCCAGGTCATGGAGTTGTGGTTCAAGCTCCTGGTGCACGAGTGGCAGACCGCCGGCGCGGCTCTGCGTGACGACGACCTGCCCACCGCGATGACCGCCCTCGGCCGCAGCCTGGACGAACTGCAGGCGTTGAACGCCTCCTGGCTGCCGCTCGCGCGCCTCACCCCGACGCAGTTCAACGCCTATCGCCCCGCGTTGGGCGACGGCTCGGGCTTCCAGTCCGCGATGTACCGGCGGCTGGAGTTCGTGCTCGGCGAGCGGTCGGCGTCGATGCTCGTGCCGCACGCCGGCACGCCGGGCATGCAGGCGGAGCTGAAGCAGGCGCTGGGCGAACCGAGCCTGTACGACGAGGTGCTGCGGCTGCTGCACCGTCGCGGCTACCCGATTCCGCAAGCAGTTCTCGACCGGGACCTCGCTCAGCGCTACGCGGGCGACCCGGCGGTGGAGCAGATCTGGGCCGAGATCTACGCCGCGCCGGAGCGTGAGCCGGAGCTGGTCCGCCTCGGCGAGACGCTCACCGACGTCGCCGAGGCGATATGGCGATGGCGCGGCGACCATCTGATGGCGACGCGCCGCGCGATGGGCGCCAAGGTCGGGACCGGCGGCTCGTCGGGGGTGGCGTGGCTGGCCAAGCGCGCGGACGCGCTGATCTTCCCGGAGCTGTGGACGGCGCGGAGCCGGGTCTGA
- a CDS encoding DUF4234 domain-containing protein, with protein sequence MPQGAVGKKRQPWGVWGLSLITIGIYYYVWWYKVNRETRDFDSRITVNPALSVLAWIPGSYLVIPPFVSAFRTGKRISQAQVAAGLPATCNGGLGILLAILASTHTVYYQGQMNKIWDSYEGAAEGTVVPHRSESVPQGQHIA encoded by the coding sequence ATGCCGCAAGGTGCGGTCGGTAAGAAGCGTCAGCCCTGGGGTGTGTGGGGACTGTCGCTCATCACGATCGGAATCTACTACTACGTGTGGTGGTACAAGGTCAACCGTGAGACTCGGGACTTTGACAGCCGCATCACGGTGAACCCGGCTTTGTCGGTGCTCGCCTGGATTCCGGGTTCGTATCTGGTGATTCCGCCGTTCGTGTCCGCCTTCCGGACCGGCAAGCGCATCTCGCAGGCGCAGGTCGCCGCCGGGCTGCCGGCGACGTGCAACGGCGGGCTGGGCATCCTGCTCGCGATCCTGGCCAGCACGCACACCGTGTACTACCAGGGCCAGATGAACAAGATCTGGGACAGCTACGAGGGCGCCGCCGAAGGCACCGTCGTGCCGCACCGCAGCGAGAGCGTGCCGCAGGGGCAGCACATCGCCTAA
- a CDS encoding AAA family ATPase, which yields MIVVTGIPASGKSTVAAVLAQRCARGVIVDGDTIRAMVVSGCVDMSREPSAEALWQLRLRYQASLAVAGVYLQAGFDVVFNDNVLGPLLDELPGLVPCDRFHLVVLNPSPEVIRDRDRQRAKTAYTAENGKFDWLRDVLTKETPRLGLWLDTSRQTPDESADIIIAKLDESLIFTDPRDGITSFMGFTG from the coding sequence TTGATCGTCGTCACCGGGATCCCGGCGTCGGGCAAGAGCACGGTCGCCGCGGTGCTGGCGCAGCGCTGCGCTCGGGGCGTAATTGTTGATGGCGACACGATCCGCGCGATGGTCGTCAGCGGGTGTGTCGACATGTCACGGGAACCAAGCGCGGAGGCGTTGTGGCAACTCCGGCTGCGCTATCAGGCTTCGCTCGCAGTCGCCGGCGTCTACTTGCAGGCGGGCTTCGATGTTGTCTTCAACGACAACGTCCTCGGGCCGTTGCTCGACGAACTGCCCGGTCTGGTGCCGTGCGACCGCTTCCACCTCGTCGTGCTGAACCCTTCCCCCGAGGTCATCCGTGACCGCGACCGGCAGCGGGCGAAAACCGCGTACACCGCCGAGAACGGCAAGTTCGACTGGCTTCGCGACGTCCTCACGAAGGAGACGCCGCGCCTCGGCCTGTGGCTCGACACCTCCCGTCAAACCCCTGACGAGTCAGCCGACATCATCATCGCGAAACTCGACGAATCCCTGATCTTCACTGATCCCAGGGACGGCATAACTTCCTTCATGGGCTTTACCGGTTAG
- a CDS encoding alpha/beta fold hydrolase: MSNGVNYRSAQVDGLKVFYREAGPADAPTVLLLHGYPSAGHMFRDLIPRLAGQYRVIAPDLPGFGQSDMPDHKEFEYTFEHITDVIDRFTEEIGLDRYAVYVFDYGAPTGLRLAARHPERITAIISQNGNAYEEGLSDSWAPLRAYWQDKSQANRDALREFLSPETTVWQYTHGTPESATVSPDGYSLDNYYLARPGADEVQLDLMGDYTSNVELYPAFHEYFRTHTPPLLAVWGQNDPFFLPAGAEAFRRDNPNATVRLLDTGHFALETHVEEIADAILEFLGGVDYEH; this comes from the coding sequence ATGAGTAACGGCGTGAACTACCGATCCGCCCAGGTCGACGGGCTGAAGGTCTTCTACCGCGAAGCCGGACCGGCGGATGCCCCGACCGTTCTGCTGCTCCACGGCTACCCGAGCGCCGGGCACATGTTCCGTGACCTGATCCCGCGGCTCGCCGGCCAGTACCGGGTCATTGCTCCGGACCTGCCGGGCTTCGGCCAGTCGGACATGCCCGACCACAAGGAGTTCGAGTACACCTTCGAGCACATCACCGACGTCATCGACCGGTTCACCGAGGAGATCGGTCTCGACCGGTATGCCGTCTACGTCTTCGACTATGGCGCGCCGACCGGCTTGCGCCTGGCGGCCCGGCATCCGGAGCGGATCACGGCGATCATCTCCCAGAACGGCAATGCCTACGAGGAAGGACTCAGCGACAGCTGGGCACCGCTGCGCGCCTACTGGCAGGACAAGTCGCAGGCCAACCGGGACGCGCTGCGCGAGTTCCTCTCCCCGGAGACGACCGTGTGGCAGTACACGCACGGCACTCCCGAGTCCGCGACGGTTTCCCCGGACGGATACAGCCTCGACAACTACTACCTCGCGCGCCCCGGCGCCGACGAAGTCCAGCTGGACCTGATGGGCGACTACACCAGCAACGTGGAGCTGTACCCGGCCTTCCACGAGTACTTCCGCACGCACACGCCGCCGCTGCTCGCCGTGTGGGGACAGAACGACCCCTTCTTCCTGCCGGCCGGCGCCGAAGCCTTCCGCCGCGACAACCCCAACGCGACCGTGCGCCTGCTCGACACCGGCCACTTCGCGCTCGAGACCCACGTCGAGGAGATCGCCGACGCGATTCTCGAGTTCCTGGGCGGGGTTGACTATGAGCACTGA
- a CDS encoding MFS transporter, protein MTATTATTPATTTARSARLMGAILALVLLADALDVIDATVTNIAAPTIARDLHGGVGLIKWLGTAYMLAMGVLLVVGGRLGDKYGQRRLFLIGIAGFGVASAVAGLSPDPTLLIAARVAQGAFGALLTPQGMAIMVKTFSPELLTKAFALFGPVLGMASVAGPVLAGFIISADLFGLSWRPIFLINVVLGGVGLVVAARILPRDDGDRSVVVDGWGSGLLAATMFGLLYGLIEGSTNGWSVLPIASIVAGVLFFGAFAYRQRTAAHPLVAPSLLRNKGFTSGMIVGLVVFAATTGLIYVLSLFMQEGLHTGPRDTSLALVPLTLGIIASAFAAMGGLVAKLGRTLVFIGLGVVLLGCGWILALVATSGTSVSLWALAPALSVTGVGLGLCYSTIYNVALGEASPEEAGSASGSISSIQQLAAGIGSAAVTSVFFQAATSGFGHAMKVSLIVTLIVTALSIPVVTLMPRKAAAEPQE, encoded by the coding sequence ATGACTGCCACGACTGCCACGACCCCCGCTACCACCACAGCCCGTTCTGCTCGCCTGATGGGGGCGATCCTGGCGCTGGTGCTGCTCGCTGACGCCCTGGACGTGATCGACGCGACCGTCACGAACATCGCCGCGCCCACGATCGCCCGCGATCTGCACGGCGGCGTGGGGCTGATCAAGTGGCTGGGGACGGCGTACATGCTCGCGATGGGCGTCCTGCTGGTGGTCGGCGGACGGCTGGGCGACAAGTACGGCCAGCGCAGGCTCTTCCTGATCGGCATCGCCGGGTTCGGGGTGGCCTCGGCGGTCGCCGGGCTCTCGCCCGACCCGACCCTGCTCATCGCCGCGCGGGTCGCTCAGGGTGCGTTCGGGGCGCTGCTCACGCCGCAGGGCATGGCGATCATGGTCAAGACCTTCAGTCCCGAGCTGCTCACCAAGGCGTTCGCTCTGTTCGGTCCGGTGCTCGGCATGGCGTCCGTCGCAGGTCCCGTCCTGGCCGGGTTCATCATCAGCGCCGACCTGTTCGGGCTGTCGTGGCGCCCGATCTTCCTCATCAACGTCGTGCTCGGCGGCGTCGGGCTGGTCGTCGCGGCCAGGATCCTGCCGCGCGACGACGGCGACCGGTCCGTCGTGGTGGACGGCTGGGGTTCCGGACTGCTCGCCGCGACCATGTTCGGGCTGCTGTACGGCCTGATCGAGGGCTCGACCAATGGCTGGAGCGTGCTCCCGATCGCCTCGATCGTGGCCGGCGTCCTGTTCTTCGGCGCCTTCGCCTACCGCCAGCGCACCGCCGCCCACCCGCTCGTCGCGCCCTCGCTGCTGCGGAACAAGGGTTTCACGTCCGGGATGATCGTCGGGCTGGTCGTCTTCGCCGCCACCACCGGCCTGATCTACGTGCTGTCGCTATTCATGCAGGAGGGCTTGCACACCGGACCGCGCGACACCTCGCTCGCCCTGGTGCCGCTCACCCTCGGCATCATCGCCTCCGCGTTCGCCGCGATGGGAGGTCTGGTCGCCAAGCTCGGCCGGACCCTCGTCTTCATCGGGCTCGGGGTCGTTCTCCTAGGCTGCGGTTGGATCCTGGCGCTTGTTGCCACCTCTGGGACGAGCGTCAGCCTGTGGGCGTTGGCGCCGGCGTTGTCCGTCACCGGTGTCGGCTTGGGCCTGTGCTACAGCACGATCTACAACGTCGCCCTCGGAGAGGCGAGCCCTGAGGAAGCCGGAAGCGCCAGCGGCTCGATCAGCTCGATCCAGCAGCTCGCTGCGGGGATCGGCTCGGCCGCGGTCACCTCGGTCTTCTTCCAGGCGGCGACGTCCGGCTTCGGGCACGCCATGAAGGTCAGCCTCATCGTGACCCTGATCGTGACCGCGCTCAGCATCCCGGTCGTCACCTTGATGCCGCGCAAGGCTGCGGCGGAACCTCAGGAGTAG
- a CDS encoding UbiD family decarboxylase, with amino-acid sequence MRHLRSLREFIAELELIGELQTIDEEVDWNLEIGAVIRRSYDLRAPAPLFTTITGYQDTGFQVLGAPAGLSGPSHPHARIALALGQPADAPGQDIMEAIVAARDKPGIPPQVVSADGAPCKENILLGDDIDLFAFPTPLIHGNDGGRYIQTYGMNIAKTPDGSWTNWSINRMMIAGPNTLGCLIPGPQHLGIIRAQWAAEGKPLPIALALGVEPGLPFVGGMPLPEGADESHFLGALFGEGLEVVPAETVDLMVPATAEIVIEGHIAFDETVMEGPMNEYPGYNAIEQSLKPVFHVSAITHRNGAILPVVAAGPPVEEDHTVTGTMHAAEILYQLRKAGLPVTSTWFSYESAMHWLIVAVRSDWHESLPISSAELTQRVGEVVFQGKAGFGVPKVLLVEDDIDITDNDDVVWAFATRTHPEHGEVHFPAEPHVQLSVYLSEVEAHSYRAGKVLYNCLLADLFDEKQRPVKGSFVNGWPKEIQDKVLEKWETYGYR; translated from the coding sequence TTGAGGCACCTGCGCAGTCTGCGTGAATTCATAGCGGAACTGGAGCTCATCGGCGAGCTTCAGACCATCGACGAGGAGGTCGACTGGAATCTGGAGATCGGTGCGGTCATCCGCCGGTCCTACGACCTGCGCGCACCGGCGCCGCTGTTCACCACCATCACCGGCTATCAGGACACCGGATTCCAGGTGCTGGGCGCCCCCGCCGGCCTCAGCGGTCCCTCGCACCCGCACGCCCGGATCGCGCTGGCGCTCGGCCAGCCCGCCGACGCGCCGGGGCAGGACATCATGGAGGCGATCGTCGCCGCCCGCGACAAGCCGGGGATACCGCCGCAGGTCGTGTCGGCGGACGGCGCGCCGTGCAAGGAGAACATCCTGCTCGGGGACGACATCGACCTGTTCGCGTTCCCCACGCCGCTGATCCACGGCAACGACGGCGGACGCTACATCCAGACGTACGGCATGAACATCGCCAAGACGCCCGACGGTTCCTGGACCAACTGGTCGATCAACCGCATGATGATCGCCGGCCCGAACACCTTGGGCTGCCTCATTCCCGGACCGCAGCACCTGGGAATCATCCGTGCGCAGTGGGCCGCCGAGGGCAAGCCGCTGCCGATCGCGCTCGCGCTGGGCGTCGAGCCCGGCTTGCCGTTCGTCGGCGGGATGCCGTTGCCGGAGGGCGCCGACGAGTCGCACTTCCTGGGCGCGCTGTTCGGCGAGGGTCTCGAGGTGGTGCCGGCCGAGACCGTCGATCTGATGGTGCCCGCGACCGCCGAGATCGTCATCGAGGGCCACATCGCCTTCGACGAGACGGTCATGGAAGGGCCGATGAACGAGTACCCCGGTTACAACGCGATCGAGCAGTCGCTGAAGCCGGTCTTCCATGTCTCGGCGATCACCCACCGGAACGGGGCGATCCTGCCGGTCGTCGCCGCCGGCCCGCCGGTGGAGGAGGACCACACGGTCACCGGCACGATGCATGCCGCGGAGATCCTGTACCAGCTGCGGAAGGCGGGCTTGCCGGTCACCTCGACCTGGTTCTCCTACGAATCGGCGATGCACTGGCTGATCGTCGCCGTCCGGTCGGACTGGCACGAGTCGCTGCCGATCTCCTCGGCCGAACTCACCCAGCGCGTCGGCGAGGTGGTGTTCCAGGGCAAGGCAGGGTTCGGAGTTCCGAAGGTGCTGCTGGTCGAGGACGACATCGACATCACCGACAACGACGACGTCGTGTGGGCCTTCGCGACCCGCACTCACCCCGAGCACGGCGAGGTGCACTTCCCGGCCGAGCCGCACGTTCAGCTGTCGGTCTACCTCTCCGAAGTCGAGGCGCATTCCTACCGAGCCGGGAAGGTTCTGTACAACTGCCTTTTGGCTGACCTTTTCGATGAAAAGCAGCGGCCGGTGAAGGGGAGTTTCGTCAACGGATGGCCCAAGGAGATTCAGGACAAGGTGCTGGAAAAGTGGGAGACGTACGGCTACCGATGA
- a CDS encoding SDR family oxidoreductase, which translates to MAESLRDRTVVVIGRSSGIARAIADSAVSAGARVVVAGRNPEALADAYEGKLRAERVDVTDDASIASLAATLGPVDHLVSTASARARGVLGDLERADVLNSLNTKVLGPLMLAKHFAPQIAEDGSFTLFSGVAAFKPAVGYLGVAITNGAADFLTRCLALELAPIRVNAIAPGVIDTGAWDAMGEEGKQAYFDHFRTHNPARRIGTSQDVADAVLFAMTNPFLTGVTLRVDGGEPLT; encoded by the coding sequence ATGGCTGAATCACTGCGGGATCGGACCGTCGTCGTCATCGGCAGATCGAGCGGCATCGCCCGCGCGATCGCGGATTCGGCGGTGTCGGCCGGCGCGCGGGTCGTCGTCGCCGGACGCAATCCCGAGGCGCTCGCCGACGCTTACGAGGGCAAGCTCCGCGCCGAGCGCGTCGACGTCACCGATGACGCGTCGATCGCGAGCCTTGCCGCCACGCTGGGACCCGTCGACCATCTCGTGAGCACCGCCTCGGCGCGTGCTCGCGGCGTCCTGGGCGACCTCGAGCGCGCCGACGTCCTGAACTCGCTGAACACCAAGGTCCTCGGGCCGCTGATGCTCGCCAAGCACTTCGCGCCGCAGATCGCCGAGGACGGCTCCTTCACGCTGTTCTCCGGCGTCGCGGCGTTCAAGCCGGCGGTCGGCTACCTCGGCGTCGCGATCACCAACGGCGCGGCGGACTTCCTCACGCGCTGCCTCGCGTTGGAGCTGGCGCCGATCCGGGTCAACGCGATCGCACCCGGCGTGATCGACACCGGCGCTTGGGACGCGATGGGGGAGGAGGGCAAGCAGGCGTACTTCGACCACTTCCGCACCCACAATCCGGCGCGGCGGATCGGCACCTCGCAGGACGTCGCCGACGCGGTCCTGTTCGCGATGACCAACCCCTTCCTCACCGGCGTTACGCTGCGCGTCGACGGCGGCGAGCCGCTGACCTGA
- a CDS encoding dihydrofolate reductase family protein, producing MRKLVSTLFLSLDGVAEDADKFIVGWDDVVDAHGEAIIATQDAVILGRRSYDEWSAFWPGSEIEPFATFINTVPKYVATSTPLESEWHNTTVIDGDLVEFVQDLKNSAGEDIGVHASIRLNQALLAAGVVDELRLAIAPVVAGHGRRLLDGLPQMRFETIRSVTTPSGYVLADYRTAR from the coding sequence ATGCGCAAGCTCGTCTCGACCCTGTTCCTGTCCCTCGACGGCGTCGCCGAGGACGCCGACAAGTTCATCGTCGGCTGGGACGACGTGGTGGACGCCCACGGCGAGGCCATCATCGCCACCCAGGACGCGGTCATCCTCGGGCGCCGCAGCTATGACGAGTGGTCCGCGTTCTGGCCGGGCAGCGAGATCGAGCCCTTCGCCACGTTCATCAACACGGTCCCCAAGTACGTCGCGACGTCCACGCCGCTGGAGAGCGAGTGGCACAACACGACGGTGATCGACGGCGACCTGGTCGAGTTCGTCCAGGACCTCAAGAACTCCGCCGGAGAGGACATCGGCGTCCACGCCAGCATCAGGCTCAACCAAGCGCTGCTCGCCGCCGGCGTCGTCGACGAACTGCGCCTGGCGATCGCCCCGGTGGTCGCCGGCCACGGACGCCGGCTCCTGGACGGACTCCCGCAGATGCGCTTCGAGACGATCCGCAGCGTCACGACGCCCAGCGGCTACGTGCTCGCCGACTATCGCACCGCACGGTAG
- a CDS encoding M24 family metallopeptidase yields the protein MRSGAKAWVYVETATAEDFRVRQLLDAQANAVALFDEVVARKLIAAGESERAISDRIRDLANEMFGTTRHWHKRIVRSGPNTLLPYDDNTPDRILRHDDIAFADFGPIFADFEADLGRTYVLGDDPAKHRLAADLPRIFEAGRRHFADHPAITGADLHAEIDALARAAGWQLGGTGFAGHLVGEFPHEVMDADKIQSYIAPGNTTPMRGTDRAGRVCHWILEIHLVDPAGEFGGFYEQLLDLG from the coding sequence CTGCGCTCGGGGGCGAAGGCGTGGGTCTATGTCGAGACGGCGACGGCAGAGGACTTCCGCGTCCGGCAGCTCCTCGACGCGCAGGCCAACGCCGTCGCGCTGTTCGACGAGGTGGTCGCGCGCAAGCTGATCGCCGCCGGGGAGTCCGAGCGCGCGATCAGCGACCGGATCCGCGACCTGGCCAACGAGATGTTCGGCACCACCCGGCACTGGCACAAGCGCATCGTCAGATCCGGTCCGAACACCCTGCTCCCCTATGACGACAACACCCCGGACCGGATCCTGCGGCACGACGACATCGCCTTCGCCGACTTCGGCCCGATCTTCGCCGACTTCGAAGCCGACCTCGGCCGCACCTACGTCCTCGGCGACGACCCCGCCAAGCACCGCCTCGCCGCCGATCTCCCCCGCATCTTCGAAGCCGGCCGCCGCCACTTCGCCGACCACCCCGCCATCACCGGCGCGGACCTCCACGCCGAGATCGACGCCCTCGCCCGCGCCGCCGGCTGGCAACTGGGCGGCACGGGCTTCGCCGGACACCTCGTCGGCGAGTTCCCGCACGAGGTCATGGACGCCGACAAGATCCAGTCCTACATCGCGCCGGGCAACACCACGCCGATGCGGGGCACGGACCGCGCGGGCCGTGTGTGCCACTGGATCTTGGAGATCCACCTGGTGGATCCCGCGGGCGAGTTCGGCGGGTTCTACGAGCAGCTGCTGGATCTGGGCTGA
- a CDS encoding beta/alpha barrel domain-containing protein → MSRPVEYGALDRLCTGGIAVIAEIDPTDPAAADLVSRFEDGRVRAIAFSAGSLTARAERMVHIRTHTHVPLLCLEPADTSHQLWQARACGADLIVLRAATLSDLALFSLVERAASIGMEALVEVRTGADLVRALRAQARGVLLRPSADAIPGTPQADLHDLLSMVPDGVVKVAECGPGGRSDLIACARNGADAVLLGARLLTCPDPGSVVADLAAMGAHPALSRRGSRTV, encoded by the coding sequence TTGTCCCGTCCGGTCGAATACGGCGCCTTGGACCGCCTGTGCACCGGTGGCATAGCCGTGATCGCCGAAATCGACCCGACCGATCCGGCCGCAGCCGACCTCGTCAGCCGCTTCGAAGACGGCAGGGTGCGCGCGATCGCCTTCTCGGCGGGCTCGCTCACCGCGCGGGCCGAGCGCATGGTCCACATCAGGACTCATACCCACGTGCCGCTGCTGTGCCTGGAGCCGGCCGACACGAGCCACCAGCTCTGGCAGGCGCGCGCGTGTGGCGCGGACCTGATCGTCCTTCGAGCCGCGACGCTGTCGGATCTGGCGCTGTTCTCCCTCGTGGAGCGGGCCGCCTCGATCGGAATGGAAGCACTCGTCGAGGTACGGACAGGCGCTGATCTGGTGCGCGCGCTTCGGGCTCAGGCTCGGGGCGTCCTGCTGCGGCCCTCCGCCGACGCCATCCCCGGGACGCCGCAAGCGGACCTGCACGACCTGCTGTCGATGGTCCCGGACGGCGTGGTGAAGGTCGCCGAGTGCGGCCCGGGCGGCCGCTCGGATCTGATCGCCTGCGCTCGCAACGGCGCCGACGCGGTGCTGCTCGGCGCGCGCCTGCTGACCTGCCCCGACCCGGGATCGGTCGTCGCCGACCTGGCCGCGATGGGCGCGCACCCGGCGCTGTCGCGGCGCGGCAGCCGGACGGTGTGA
- a CDS encoding LysR family transcriptional regulator has translation MAIDIRLMRYVVAVAEEGGFQRAAKRLLVAQPSLSRQIRDLERELGVTLFERKPAVRPTDAGCVFVESARTVLAETDRLIERTMLAGRGELGTVRVGYIHSAVLDTVPRVVAAMAERHPGVTVDLRENWTPDLDTALLAGEYDLVLSRDMPPRPEYQRETLRPEGLVAVVGESHPLAGREAVALREFAGQRFCHPQHNLAPGRHAYMINALRQSGETFEYRESPVHGLSHLDLADGHSFALVPDSAVGRVPVGTATIVITDDLPRLTLEMVWRRDAVSAALGVLVSTARELARREGWFVS, from the coding sequence ATGGCGATCGACATCAGGCTGATGCGTTACGTGGTCGCCGTGGCCGAGGAGGGCGGGTTCCAGCGCGCGGCCAAGCGGCTCCTGGTCGCGCAGCCGTCGCTGAGCCGGCAGATCCGCGATCTGGAACGCGAGCTGGGCGTCACGTTGTTCGAGCGGAAGCCGGCGGTACGCCCGACGGATGCCGGATGCGTCTTCGTCGAGTCCGCGCGCACGGTATTGGCCGAGACCGATCGCCTGATCGAGCGGACCATGCTCGCCGGACGCGGGGAGCTCGGCACGGTCCGCGTCGGCTACATCCACTCAGCGGTCCTCGACACCGTCCCGCGGGTCGTCGCGGCGATGGCGGAGCGGCATCCCGGCGTCACGGTCGACCTCCGCGAGAACTGGACGCCCGACTTGGATACCGCGCTGCTGGCCGGTGAATACGACCTCGTACTCTCCCGCGACATGCCGCCGCGTCCGGAATACCAGCGCGAGACGCTTCGACCCGAAGGGCTCGTCGCGGTCGTCGGCGAAAGCCATCCCCTGGCCGGCCGGGAAGCCGTCGCGCTCCGGGAGTTCGCCGGGCAGCGCTTCTGCCATCCGCAGCACAACCTGGCTCCCGGACGCCACGCCTACATGATCAATGCGCTGCGACAGTCCGGCGAGACGTTCGAGTACCGGGAGAGTCCCGTCCACGGACTGAGCCACCTCGACCTGGCCGACGGCCACAGCTTCGCCCTCGTCCCGGACAGCGCGGTCGGCCGCGTGCCGGTCGGGACGGCGACCATCGTCATCACCGACGACCTGCCCCGCCTGACCTTGGAGATGGTCTGGCGGCGCGACGCCGTGTCGGCGGCGCTCGGCGTGCTCGTCAGTACGGCGCGCGAGTTGGCGCGACGCGAGGGTTGGTTCGTTTCTTGA
- a CDS encoding CGNR zinc finger domain-containing protein, protein MSTTAMTAAVPADEQLLLNLLNTTPVIDGRELDELGDLASARRWLAANGLEKSESEWRGLLELRPILQAIVRGEQSPRALAPFLEGVGYSPRATPEGLDWALHAPEGRITAAKAVLAWDALRISSPGRLRACANTECQLFLIDRSKPNSAKWCSMAVCGNRMKARRHYHRAGETAEA, encoded by the coding sequence GTGTCGACGACGGCCATGACGGCGGCGGTGCCCGCCGACGAGCAGCTGCTACTGAACCTGCTCAACACCACTCCGGTGATAGACGGCCGTGAGCTGGACGAACTCGGCGACCTCGCGTCCGCGCGACGGTGGCTGGCGGCCAACGGACTGGAGAAGTCCGAGAGCGAGTGGCGAGGCCTGCTCGAGCTGAGGCCGATCCTGCAGGCGATCGTTCGCGGCGAGCAGAGCCCGCGAGCACTCGCGCCCTTCCTGGAAGGCGTCGGCTACTCCCCGCGCGCCACCCCCGAAGGTCTCGACTGGGCACTGCACGCCCCCGAAGGCCGCATCACGGCGGCGAAAGCCGTGCTGGCCTGGGACGCGCTCCGCATCTCCAGCCCCGGCCGGCTCCGAGCCTGCGCGAACACCGAGTGCCAGCTGTTCCTGATCGACCGGAGCAAGCCGAACAGCGCCAAGTGGTGCTCGATGGCCGTGTGCGGAAACCGCATGAAGGCGCGGCGGCACTACCACCGTGCAGGTGAGACGGCGGAGGCGTAG